A region from the Aphis gossypii isolate Hap1 chromosome 1, ASM2018417v2, whole genome shotgun sequence genome encodes:
- the LOC114121077 gene encoding LOW QUALITY PROTEIN: histone-lysine N-methyltransferase ASH1L (The sequence of the model RefSeq protein was modified relative to this genomic sequence to represent the inferred CDS: inserted 1 base in 1 codon), translating into MILTNNTTTMNSSGQSNESVSKVCGDLLSSSAWSAVIHQPAHDSDLEDLPSTVDMDAIKDPIQTSHNTITNQVVDFSESESESETESEKEKYCTKKFGYSSVDDDNIDDSSDTSFSSYLPWSKRKELDKQKRTKDSVESHSHSSSSSSDESSSSSKSTHFVKQPIYDGTSSDGSKKKEFWQEPKKTFSSSSELDKLENLEPEHLQVINQEDLAEILSDVQNQSFSTGFDDVQPKNLSDSSDSSEIEIKDCVVNDAIIRLNNSSEDENKKPAYSSKLLKDFVEKTESVVQKPNSKTNLHSLEKKAVIVKQKENVIKRGRGRPKGAIVTKADKGNIDTQNVLPKLSANFKRGPGRPKKMPPLLEPNSPTTKSFDYDPPKQIKVHKXKKKSKKKKKKRKKALNPKFIAEMENLVTLFIQCLNISKIAETIRGKSSSLKSKQRDRSGKKRKIDKTSYSDNDIDKKRKKGSPDTSRDSETTNDQRLPLKKRHYHITSSTGAGVTYVEDVSRDENSGSDSDKQIKTAKVKSEVKKKSGLRSNSAIPEVKAKDSEKKDEPKPKKLPAGVFVPTVEMPSLQLKKKVDENNVKKVKLVKPEKVSPVAKLKKRKKCINRTGFPVKKKKKKRIDLMVSDEVSIKHKSVDPRPKSERIEITPERRSIRAVVLNKLKDKKKDEKEDSDASTVSLPKKPKTDPTEVKSQKKKPDKKHSIQSWNYRKLKTNVYYDFKPICTYEAQACNCVVPTEGKGCTDDCINRMIFAECSPELCPCKEKCSNQRLQTQQWAPGLVKFMTEEKGWGIKTTEEVKSGELLLEYVGEVVSEQTFKDRMTSIYKNDVHHYCLKLDGGSVIDGHRMGGEARFVNHSCEPNCEMQKWSVNGLFRMALFALRKIQKDEELCYDYNFSLFNPDEGQLCKCKSQKCRGVIGGKTQRITIRSPSVAKHLPTNRNRSRKAAPNTNTSPKKSLSIVSIQQKLVSNAPIVISREDKELIFLHKICLYRNLMKIEKIRKKRRGKDNKPKQPEVFRAQMNALTNSCSVRTRRLATAQNDPEMEKKAKLATIFKQLFDIICNAKEETGEILATPFITLPSKRRVPNYYQKVSEPIDLTTIANNIEVGVYDTVIGFDSDILKLLTNNVKYYGRTSDLGVISTRLRKIYNLAKIEFVPKIESILEKPIPEAFIAEKNNPGGDQDDVVRCICGLHEEEGLMIQCERCLVWQHCDCIKADPGKVEYYLCERCDRREVDYEIQLPTPPSYAEPSEVHYLTLMREDLQIRVNDTVYVLRDITNPESGKSHSYKTIKNFKYSDCDIFRVERLWKNENGERFSFGHHYLRPHETYHEPTRKFYPNEVVRVPIYEKISLDLIMGRCWVLDPSTYSKGYPIGSEHKHLYICEYRVDKCARMFAKMNKSKNPPICTKSYAFEKYDKKLKLARTFAPHGLMVKVTNSSTTPRPRHIETIQTSKKITKAQFSIKKQRLDTLLTKLLSNLPDEEKVDVTYLLEPGRRHRKKPSFLEL; encoded by the exons atgattttaacaaaCAACACAACTACAATGAATAGTTCAGGGCAAAGTAACGAATCTGTAAGTAAAGTCTGTGGTGATCTTCTAAGCAGTTCTGCATGGAGTGCTGTTATTCATCAACCAGCACATGATTCTGATTTAGAAGACTTGCCTTCAACAGTTGACATGGATGCTATTAAAGATCCTATCCAGACATctcataatactataactaaCCAAGTGGTTGATTTCTCTGAATCAGAATCAGAATCTGAAACTGAatctgaaaaagaaaaatattgcaCTAAAAAATTTGGTTACTCTTCTGTTGATGATGATAACATTGATGACTCATCAGATACTTCATTTTCATCATATCTACCTTGGTCAAAGAGAAAAGAATTGGACAAACAAAAAAGAACTAAAGATTCAGTAGAATCACATTCACATTCAAGTTCAAGTTCTAGTGATGAATCTAGCTCTTCTTCTAAATCAACACATTTTGTGAAGCAACCAATTTATGATGGAACTTCTAGTGAtggatcaaaaaaaaaagaattttggCAAGAaccaaaaaaaacattttcttcgAGTTCAGAGCTGGACAAACTTGAAAACTTAGAACCTGAACATTTACAAGTCATAAATCAAGAAGATTTAGCTGAAATTTTATCTGATGTTCAAAATCAAAGTTTTTCAACTGGATTTGATGATGTTCAaccaaaaaatttaagtgaTAGTAGTGACTCAAgtgaaatagaaattaaagatTGTGTCGTCAATGATGCAATtatacgtttaaataattcttctgaagatgaaaataaaaaaccagcTTATTCGTCGAAATTGTTAAAAGACTTTGTTGAGAAAACAGAAAGTGTGGTACAAAAACCTAATAGCAAAACTAATTTACAttcgttagaaaaaaaagcggttattgttaaacaaaaagaaaatgttattaaaagagGCAGAGGAAGACCAAAAGGTGCAATTGTGACCAAAGCCGATAAAGGAAATATAGACACACAAAACGTTTTGCCCAAATTGTCAGCCAATTTTAAGCGTGGACCTGGTCGTCCCAAAAAAATGCCTCCACTTTTAGAACCAAACAGTCCAACTACAAAGAGTTTTGATTATGATCCTCctaaacaaattaaagttcata aaaagaaaaaaagtaagaaaaagaaaaaaaagcgtAAGAAGGCATTAAATCCTAAATTTATTGCTGAAATGGAAAATTTAGTTACATTGTTTATTCagtgtttaaatatatctaaaatcgCAGAGACTATTAGAGGTAAATCAAGTTCATTGAAATCTAAACAAAGAGATAGATCtggtaaaaaaagaaaaattgacaAAACAAGTTACAGTGACaatgatattgataaaaaaagaaaaaaaggatCTCCAGATACTTCAAGAGATTCTGAAACTACTAATGATCAACGACTACCACTTAAAAAGCGGCATTACCATATAACATCATCAACAGGTGCTGGTGTTACATATGTTGAAGATGTATCTAGAGATGAAAATTCTGGTAGTGACTctgataaacaaattaaaacagcTAAAGTAAAATCTGAAGTTAAGAAAAAGTCAGGTTTACGAAGTAATTCTGCAATACCAGAAGTTAAAGCAAAAGATAGTGAAAAAAAAGATGAACCTAAGCCAAAGAAACTCCCTGCTGGAGTATTTGTACCAACTGTTGAAATGCCAAGTTTACAACTGAAAAAGAAAgttgatgaaaataatgtcAAAAAAGTGAAATTAGTTAAACCTGAAAAAGTAAGTCCAGTAGCCAAgttaaagaaaagaaaaaaatgtataaaccgAACTGGATTTcctgtaaagaaaaaaaagaagaaacgTATAGATCTTATGGTATCTGATGAAGTatctattaaacataaaagtgTTGATCCACGGCCGAAAAGTGAACGAATTGAAATCACTCCTGAAAGGAGAAGTATCCGTGCTGTtgttcttaataaattaaaagataaaaagaaAGATGAAAAAGAGGATAGTGATGCATCTACGGTAAGTTTACCTAAAAAACCCAAAACGGACCCTACTGAAGTAAAATCTCAGAAGAAGAAGCCTGATAAAAAGCATTCAATACAGTCTTGGAACTATAGGAAGTTAAAgacaaatgtttattatgattttaaaccaATTTGTACTTATGAAGCACAAGCATGTAATTGTGTAGTACCAACTGAAGGTAAAGGTTGTACAGATGATTGTATAAATAGAATGATATTTGCTGAATGTTCGCCTGAACTTTGTCCgtgtaaagaaaaatgttctaATCAACGTCTACAAACTCAACAATGGGCTCCTGGCTTAGTTAAATTCATGACTGAAGAAAAAGGTTGGGGAATTAAAACTACCGAAGAAGTAAAAAGTGGTGAATTGTTATTAGAATATGTTGGTGAAGTAGTAAGTGaacaaacatttaaagatCGGATGacatctatttataaaaatgacgtGCACCATTATTGCTTAAAACTAGACGGAGGATCAGTTATTGATGGTCATAGAATGGGCGGTGAAGCAAGATTTGTCAATCATTCTTGTGAACCTAATTGTGAAATGCAGAAATGGAGTGTGAATGGATTATTTAGAATGGCATTGTTTGCTCTtcgtaaaatacaaaaagatGAAGAATTATGCTATGACTATAATTTTTCCTTATTTAATCCAGATGAAGGTCAATTATGCAAAtgtaaatctcaaaaatgtAGAGGTGTTATTGGAGGAAAAACTCAAAGAATTACTATAAGATCTCCCAGTGTTGCAAAACATCTACCAACTAATAGAAATCGTTCAAGAAAAGCTGCTCCCAATACTAATACTTCACCCAAAAAGTCTTTATCTATTGTTAGTATACAACAAAAACTAGTATCAAACGCACCTATCGTAATCAGTCGAGAAGATAAAGAACTAATATTTctgcataaaatatgtttgtatagaaACCttatgaaaatagaaaaaataaggaaaaaacGAAGAGGAAAAGATAATAAACCGAAACAACCTGAAGTATTTAGAGCACAAATGAATGCCCTAACTAATAGCTGTTCAGTACGAACTAGAAGACTTGCAACTGCTCAAAATGATCCTGAAATGGAAAAAAAGGCTAAATTGGccacaatatttaaacaactttttgacataatatgtaatgctAAAGAAGAAACTGGTGAAATACTAGCTACTCCATTTATAACATTACCATCTAAACGTAGAGTTCCAAATTACTATCAAAAAGTATCAGAACCTATTGATTTAACAACTATTgctaataatattgaagtagGTGTTTACGATACTGTAATTGGATTTGATTcagatattttgaaattacttACAAACAATGTGAAGTATTATGGGCGGACTTCAGATTTAGGTGTAATATCCACTCGTTTACgtaagatttataatttagctaAAATAGAATTTGTACCAAAAATTGAAAGCATTTTGGAAAAACCTATTCCAGAAGCTTTTATAGCTGAGAAAAATAATCCTGGTGGTGATCAAGATGATGTAGTGCGATGTATTTGTGGTTTACATGAAGAAGAAGGTTTGATGATTCAATGTGAACGTTGTTTGGTATGGCAACACTGTGATTGTATTAAAGCTGATCCTGGAAAAGTAGAATATTACTTGTGTGAACGTTGCGATCGCCGAGAAGTTGACTATGAAATACAGCTACCAACACCACCAAGCTATGCTGAACCCTCAGAAGttcattatttaacattaatgagAGAAGATTTACAAATTCGAGTAAATGATACAGTTTATGTACTTAGAGATATTACAAATCCTGAAAGTGGTAAATCACAttcttataaaactataaaaaatttcaaatattcggATTGTGATATATTTAGAGTAGAACGATTgtggaaaaatgaaaatggtgAGCGCTTTTCTTTTGGACATCATTATCTTAGACCACATGAAACATACCATGAACCGACACGGAAATTTTATCCTAATGAGGTTGTCAGAGTCcctatttatgaaaaaatttcattagATCTTATTATGGGCAGGTGTTGGGTTCTTGATCCTTCTACATATAGCAAAGGTTATCCTATTGGTTCTGAGCATAAACATCTGTATATATGTGAATACAGAGTAGACAAATGTGCAAGAATGTTTGCAAAAATGAATAAGTCAAAAAATCCTCCAATTTGTACCAAGAGTTATGCTTTTGAGAAGTatgataaaaaactaaaattagcaAGAACATTTGCACCTCATGGGCTTATGGTAAAAGTGACCAATAGCTCTACAACCCCTCGACCTCGACATATAGAAACTATTCaaacttctaaaaaaataactaaagctcaattttcaataaaaaaacaaaggtTGGATACGCTTTTAACAAAATTGCTATCCAATTTACCAGACGAAGAAAAAGTTGATGTTACATATTTACTTGAACCGGGTAGACGACATAGGAAAAAACCGTCTTtcttagaattataa
- the LOC114121067 gene encoding fasciculation and elongation protein zeta-2 codes for MLDMMNKMAELKFEAPLAQFEESDEWTKIMDDDSPLQSAKHNLHIHHHQQGNSQPTTGGSVRNENEEQLDNMLSNSSRAQEPVNKSCTQCGANNNNIGVEVTTSDTDNFGETFSGSLEDLVHTFDDKITRCFCDYEESVEKLAPVQIRTQEEIMNECQMWWTITGNFGNILPIDWSKSYARKVQLPVLNLNNNIQDESSDDLSSEDEAVSNDLDLHTLILSGPSADIEPPTADEVIREIDDIMEEGTSNDCTPDSEHHKEVHSPLLEEKLKTLNVSQLNEVYMELELLIRDYSETLITELALRDELEFEKELKNSFISLLLAVQNRRRQYHVEKKRNSRAGNTNKNVTNEPKYLTTVIPYHLDSGPLSNQALQVLIKILKAINEDSPTVPTLLTDYILKVLCPT; via the exons ATGCTTGATATGATGAACAAAATGGCCGAACTCAAGTTCGAAGCGCCGCTGGCGCAATTCGAGGAATCAGATGAGTGGACGAAAATTATGGACGATGACTCGCCGCTGCAGTCGGCCAAACACAATCTTCATATTCACCATCATCAACAGGGAAATAGTCAGCCGACGACAGGTGGTAGCGTACGCAACGAAAATGAAGAGCAACTGGACAACATGCTGAGCAACAGTAGTAGGGCGCAGGAACCTGTGAACAAGTCGTGCACACAATGTGGGGCGAACAACAACAATATCGGTGTGGAAGTGACGACATCGGACACAGACAATTTTGGCGAGACATTTAGCGGGTCTTTGGAAGATCTCGTGCACACGTTCGACGATAAAATAACCAGATGCTTTTGCGATTACGAGGAGTCTGTGGAGAAATTAGCACCAGTTCAAATCAGGACTCAGGAAGAAATAATGAATGAATGCCA AATGTGGTGGACAATCACAGGCAACTTTGGCAATATTCTTCCTATTGACTGGTCTAAGTCATATGCACGCAAAGTTCAACTACCAGTACTcaatttgaataacaacattcaa GACGAATCCTCAGATGATCTTAGTAGTGAAGATGAAGCTGTTTCAAACGATTTAGATTTACACACTTTGATATTGTCTGGTCCCAGTGCTGATATTGAACCTCCAACTGCTGATGAAGTGATTAGAGAAATTGATGATATCATGGAA gagGGTACTTCAAATGATTGTACTCCAGATTCTGAACATCATAAGGAAGTTCATTCACCGTTGCTAGAAGAAA aattaaaaacattgaatgtATCTCAACTTAATGAAGTTTACATGGAGTTGGAGTTGCTGATCAGAGACTATTCTGAAACATTAATTACAGAACTGGCCTTAAGAGATGAGTTGGAGTttgaaaaagaattaaaaaactcATTTATATCACTATTATTGGCCGTTCAAAACCGAAGAAGACAATATCATGTAGAAAAAAAACGGAATTCAAGAGCaggaaatacaaataaaaatgtgacaAATGAGCCTAAA tatttaaccACAGTCATACCATACCATTTGGATAGTGGACCTTTAAGTAATCAGGCACTTCAAGTTCTCATTAAAA tATTAAAAGCAATAAACGAAGACAGTCCCACAGTACCAACATTACTAACAGACTACATTCTTAAag tattgtgTCCTACATAA
- the LOC114121079 gene encoding arylalkylamine N-acetyltransferase 1-like isoform X1, translated as MSAAIKSKTVFKVVPIIKNDEITVIEFLRKFFDRDEPLNAALNLRKKEDKESKEDVAIRKYIIGLINNEFKYSNLRKMSEVNKFIHNIVPTTAEDKQVVIEFLRKFFFRDEPLILGINMLDDNDSLAKLEKYCFNFVDNGLAFKAVSPNGDLIGVVLNNLTYRVDREKNNENEEDTKDNTKFNIITEFLDKVEREADVFQKFPNVDRVMDIKIISVDESFRGQGVCKALIDKTIEIALENECPMVYVECSSYFSAKAAERLGFECIYTLYFRDYLDKNGEVVFKTPPPHDSSKVYVLHL; from the exons ATGAGTGCAGCTATAAAATccaaaactgtttttaaagTTGTACCTATCATTAAAAATGACGAAATTACCGTGATTGAGTTTTTGCGAAAATTCTTTGACCGAGATGAACCTCTGAATGCagctttaaatttaagaaaaaaggAAGACAAGGAATCTAAGGAAGACGTCgctattagaaaatatataattggatTAATCAATAATG aatttaaatactCAAATCTTAGAAAAATGAGTGAGGTCAACAAAttcattcataatattgtcCCAACTACTGCTGAAGATAAACAAGTTGtcattgaatttttaagaaaatttttcTTCCGAGATGAGCCTCTTATTTTGGGTATAAATATGCTGGATGATAATGATTCTTTAgcaaaacttgaaaaatactgttttaattttgtggaTAATG gttTGGCGTTTAAAGCAGTATCTCCTAATGGAGATTTAATAGGTGTGGTCCTAAACAATCTGACATACAGAGTGGaccgtgaaaaaaataacgaaaacgAAGAAGATACCAAAGATAAcaccaaatttaatattattacggaaTTTTTAGATAAAGTCGAGCGAGAAGCAGATGTTTTCCAAAAATTTCCAAATGTAGATCGTGTAatggatataaaaataatttctgtgGATGAATCATTTAGAGGCCAAGGAGTATGCAAAGCTCTAATTGATAAAACAAT AGAGATAGCGTTGGAAAATGAATGTCCAATGGTTTATGTAGAGTGCAGCAGTTATTTTTCAGCTAAAGCGGCAGAGAGACTTGGTTTTGAGTGCATATATACTTTGTATTTTCGAGACTATTTGGATAAAAATGGTGaagtagtttttaaaactCCTCCTCCTCACGATTCTTCAAaggtatatgtattacatttataa
- the LOC114121079 gene encoding arylalkylamine N-acetyltransferase 1-like isoform X4 — translation MSEVNKFIHNIVPTTAEDKQVVIEFLRKFFFRDEPLILGINMLDDNDSLAKLEKYCFNFVDNGLAFKAVSPNGDLIGVVLNNLTYRVDREKNNENEEDTKDNTKFNIITEFLDKVEREADVFQKFPNVDRVMDIKIISVDESFRGQGVCKALIDKTIEIALENECPMVYVECSSYFSAKAAERLGFECIYTLYFRDYLDKNGEVVFKTPPPHDSSKVYVLHL, via the exons ATGAGTGAGGTCAACAAAttcattcataatattgtcCCAACTACTGCTGAAGATAAACAAGTTGtcattgaatttttaagaaaatttttcTTCCGAGATGAGCCTCTTATTTTGGGTATAAATATGCTGGATGATAATGATTCTTTAgcaaaacttgaaaaatactgttttaattttgtggaTAATG gttTGGCGTTTAAAGCAGTATCTCCTAATGGAGATTTAATAGGTGTGGTCCTAAACAATCTGACATACAGAGTGGaccgtgaaaaaaataacgaaaacgAAGAAGATACCAAAGATAAcaccaaatttaatattattacggaaTTTTTAGATAAAGTCGAGCGAGAAGCAGATGTTTTCCAAAAATTTCCAAATGTAGATCGTGTAatggatataaaaataatttctgtgGATGAATCATTTAGAGGCCAAGGAGTATGCAAAGCTCTAATTGATAAAACAAT AGAGATAGCGTTGGAAAATGAATGTCCAATGGTTTATGTAGAGTGCAGCAGTTATTTTTCAGCTAAAGCGGCAGAGAGACTTGGTTTTGAGTGCATATATACTTTGTATTTTCGAGACTATTTGGATAAAAATGGTGaagtagtttttaaaactCCTCCTCCTCACGATTCTTCAAaggtatatgtattacatttataa
- the LOC114121079 gene encoding arylalkylamine N-acetyltransferase 1-like isoform X2: protein MFSEFKYSNLRKMSEVNKFIHNIVPTTAEDKQVVIEFLRKFFFRDEPLILGINMLDDNDSLAKLEKYCFNFVDNGLAFKAVSPNGDLIGVVLNNLTYRVDREKNNENEEDTKDNTKFNIITEFLDKVEREADVFQKFPNVDRVMDIKIISVDESFRGQGVCKALIDKTIEIALENECPMVYVECSSYFSAKAAERLGFECIYTLYFRDYLDKNGEVVFKTPPPHDSSKVYVLHL from the exons ATG ttttcagaatttaaatactCAAATCTTAGAAAAATGAGTGAGGTCAACAAAttcattcataatattgtcCCAACTACTGCTGAAGATAAACAAGTTGtcattgaatttttaagaaaatttttcTTCCGAGATGAGCCTCTTATTTTGGGTATAAATATGCTGGATGATAATGATTCTTTAgcaaaacttgaaaaatactgttttaattttgtggaTAATG gttTGGCGTTTAAAGCAGTATCTCCTAATGGAGATTTAATAGGTGTGGTCCTAAACAATCTGACATACAGAGTGGaccgtgaaaaaaataacgaaaacgAAGAAGATACCAAAGATAAcaccaaatttaatattattacggaaTTTTTAGATAAAGTCGAGCGAGAAGCAGATGTTTTCCAAAAATTTCCAAATGTAGATCGTGTAatggatataaaaataatttctgtgGATGAATCATTTAGAGGCCAAGGAGTATGCAAAGCTCTAATTGATAAAACAAT AGAGATAGCGTTGGAAAATGAATGTCCAATGGTTTATGTAGAGTGCAGCAGTTATTTTTCAGCTAAAGCGGCAGAGAGACTTGGTTTTGAGTGCATATATACTTTGTATTTTCGAGACTATTTGGATAAAAATGGTGaagtagtttttaaaactCCTCCTCCTCACGATTCTTCAAaggtatatgtattacatttataa
- the LOC114121079 gene encoding arylalkylamine N-acetyltransferase 1-like isoform X3, which translates to MSAAIKSKTVFKVVPIIKNDEITVIEFLRKFFDRDEPLNAALNLRKKEDKESKEDVAIRKYIIGLINNGLAFKAVSPNGDLIGVVLNNLTYRVDREKNNENEEDTKDNTKFNIITEFLDKVEREADVFQKFPNVDRVMDIKIISVDESFRGQGVCKALIDKTIEIALENECPMVYVECSSYFSAKAAERLGFECIYTLYFRDYLDKNGEVVFKTPPPHDSSKVYVLHL; encoded by the exons ATGAGTGCAGCTATAAAATccaaaactgtttttaaagTTGTACCTATCATTAAAAATGACGAAATTACCGTGATTGAGTTTTTGCGAAAATTCTTTGACCGAGATGAACCTCTGAATGCagctttaaatttaagaaaaaaggAAGACAAGGAATCTAAGGAAGACGTCgctattagaaaatatataattggatTAATCAATAATG gttTGGCGTTTAAAGCAGTATCTCCTAATGGAGATTTAATAGGTGTGGTCCTAAACAATCTGACATACAGAGTGGaccgtgaaaaaaataacgaaaacgAAGAAGATACCAAAGATAAcaccaaatttaatattattacggaaTTTTTAGATAAAGTCGAGCGAGAAGCAGATGTTTTCCAAAAATTTCCAAATGTAGATCGTGTAatggatataaaaataatttctgtgGATGAATCATTTAGAGGCCAAGGAGTATGCAAAGCTCTAATTGATAAAACAAT AGAGATAGCGTTGGAAAATGAATGTCCAATGGTTTATGTAGAGTGCAGCAGTTATTTTTCAGCTAAAGCGGCAGAGAGACTTGGTTTTGAGTGCATATATACTTTGTATTTTCGAGACTATTTGGATAAAAATGGTGaagtagtttttaaaactCCTCCTCCTCACGATTCTTCAAaggtatatgtattacatttataa